In Eleginops maclovinus isolate JMC-PN-2008 ecotype Puerto Natales chromosome 10, JC_Emac_rtc_rv5, whole genome shotgun sequence, the following proteins share a genomic window:
- the LOC134870945 gene encoding reticulon-4 receptor-like 1 produces MFRRGYGGVELLLVLCGLDLSMPCPRHCICYTSPSTVSCQAHNFHAVPEGIPAQSERVFLQNNKIQRLLRGHFSPTTTMLWLYSNNISYIQPSTFHGFDRLEELDLGDNRHLQAVASDTFLGLGKLHALHLYHCGLITLPPGIFAGLNNLQYLYLQDNQLEFLEDDLFIDLLNLSHLFLHGNKLWSLRQNTFRGLGVLDRLLLHQNRIQWVDRQAFHDLRRLTTLYLFNNSLTELSGSSLTLLPALEYLRLNDNPWECDCKALSLWDWLRRFRGSTSSLMCVSPPELADKDLKTLKKEELPSCLSTEGHAHGGPGREMENGESLNHLNRHRNHHNHHQRPYLPHGDQYNLPTPSPLPRPPKGSRRNCTRRGRKAKGGLNEVQVLQEVGEKDYTPDDGKYDLSGNGRRKNKCIPRTSVGPPSGVQRANNKAGSQFADYIFCLTSALLLSLIPVILR; encoded by the exons GTTATGGCGGGGTGGAGTTACTGTTGGTGCTGTGTGGCCTGGATCTCTCTATGCCTTGCCCTCGTCATTGCATCTGCTACACCTCACCTAGCACTGTCTCCTGCCAAGCCCACAACTTCCATGCTGTGCCTGAGGGCATCCCAGCGCAGAGCGAAAGAGTCTTTCTGCAAAATAACAAGATCCAGCGGCTGCTCCGCGGCCACTTCTCGCCCACCACCACCATGTTGTGGCTTTACTCCAACAACATCTCCTACATACAACCCTCCACCTTCCACGGCTTTGACCGCCTGGAGGAGCTCGACCTCGGGGACAACCGGCACCTGCAGGCCGTCGCCTCCGACACCTTCCTGGGCCTGGGCAAGCTCCACGCCCTGCACCTGTACCACTGCGGTCTGATCACCCTGCCTCCAGGGATCTTTGCGGGCCTCAATAATCTCCAATATCTCTACCTACAG GACAACCAGTTAGAGTTCCTGGAGGACGATCTGTTCATCGACCTCCTGAACCTCAGTCATCTCTTCCTGCATGGCAATAAACTCTGGAGCCTTCGTCAGAATACTTTTCGTGGTCTGGGGGTCTTAGACCGCCTGCTTCTCCACCAGAACAGAATCCAGTGGGTCGACCGTCAGGCTTTCCATGACCTGCGCCGCCTCACCACCCTTTACCTGTTTAACAACTCCCTGACCGAGCTCTCCGGATCCAGCCTGACTCTACTGCCGGCGCTAGAGTACCTTCGACTTAACGACAACCCCTGGGAGTGTGACTGCAAGGCGCTGTCACTTTGGGATTGGCTGCGGAGGTTCAGAGGCTCCACCTCCTCTCTGATGTGCGTTTCACCACCAGAGCTGGCAGATAAGGACCTGAAAACGCTGAAGAAAGAGGAGCTGCCCAGTTGCCTGTCCACCGAGGGTCACGCACATGGCGGGCCGGGTAGAGAGATGGAGAACGGAGAGTCATTGAACCACCTGAATCGCCACAGAAACCATCACAACCACCACCAGCGTCCGTACCTGCCCCATGGGGATCAGTACAACTTACCTACACCCTCCCCACTGCCACGGCCACCTAAGGGAAGCCGCAGAAACTGTACCCGCCGGGGCCGCAAGGCAAAAGGGGGGCTCAATGAGGTGCAAGTACTACAGGAGGTGGGTGAGAAAGACTATACTCCAGACGATGGTAAATATGACCTGTCTGGAAATGGAAGGAGGAAGAACAAGTGCATCCCCAGAACTTCTGTCGGCCCACCAAGTGGGGTCCAGAGAGCCAATAATAAAGCAGGGTCACAGTTTGcagattacattttctgtttaacATCTGCTCTGTTGCTGTCACTCATCCCTGTCATCCTACGCTGA